Proteins from one Calditrichota bacterium genomic window:
- a CDS encoding NAD(P)H-dependent oxidoreductase subunit E: MTEEFKEIFENFQGKESDLIPILQKTQEKFGYISQEATQEISRFLKTSENEIYGVASFYAQFRFSKPGRNVIKICMGTACHVKGGEILCDAVEREIGIKPGQVTPDSKYEFRRVACLGCCALAPVVQINDDVYSQMTVVKLRETLAHYE, encoded by the coding sequence TTGACAGAGGAATTTAAAGAAATTTTTGAAAATTTTCAGGGAAAAGAAAGCGATCTGATTCCGATTCTGCAAAAAACGCAAGAGAAATTTGGCTACATTTCCCAGGAAGCCACGCAAGAGATTTCCCGTTTTTTGAAAACTTCAGAAAATGAAATTTATGGCGTGGCCTCTTTTTATGCCCAATTTCGCTTCAGCAAACCCGGGCGGAATGTCATTAAAATCTGCATGGGAACCGCCTGCCACGTAAAAGGGGGAGAAATTTTGTGCGACGCCGTGGAACGAGAAATCGGAATCAAGCCGGGGCAGGTCACTCCGGACAGTAAATATGAATTCCGACGCGTCGCCTGTCTGGGATGCTGCGCCCTGGCGCCGGTCGTCCAGATCAATGACGACGTGTATAGCCAGATGACCGTTGTTAAACTACGGGAGACTTTAGCGCATTATGAATAA